The DNA window ACTCAGTAGCATGCAGTCTTTAGGAAGCAGAAAATCACACAGAGATGTGTCTAAAAATGACAcagtactttattttaaaaacactcaGGTGTTacaaaaaatacatagaaaaataaagtttgattgGGGTATTTGGCTAAAGTTCGACTCACAGATTTGTGTATTAAGATTGGAGCAGAGCTCGTTATACACATGAAAAACCTAAACCGATTTATTAAATAGGATAGACACAGGTCTGGGTCCGGGGTGCACCCTCCAGTGTACTCATCAGGAATGGATATATTAGCTCTTCAAATGTTGTTCTACCAGTTTGGCTATGGCTGAGTGACTACGGCGGTGGGCGGGGGTTGGAGGGGGGAGCAAGATGGATTCACCAAACCAAACCATTTtaaacaaagactttttttttctttttgcaacacAATGTACATCACAGTAAAATGTTTAACACTTGCAGGTTTGGGGGCTGAAATAATTCAAtgcagagggaggcagagaaagggTCCTGACCAGACAGTGAGCACTGAACGCTTAAGACATGTAAGTAGGAGAAAGCCCTgcctctgtgcctccatttctgTGCAGGCAACACGTGGCATTGGACAGTACTTCAATGTGGAGCTCAAAAGACAGAAAATGGGGTGAAATGAGCCAACCTTCCATCAACTTTGGTAGTTTAGCCACAAACAGTAAATTGGACTTTTTTAATAGGAGGAAACTGAAAGGTTTCTCCCTGAACAGAATTAAGTAGCGGGATCAAGAGATTTCCAGGGCTTGGGGTACCTCATTAgtaactggcttttttttttcatgctgatGTCTCCCCTCTCCCAGGTCACCTGAGATAAcagaataaaaacagaagcatGGCCAGAATTTTCCTGTGCCCTCTTCTCACTCTCTCTGAGGTCACCAGGTAACTCACTTGGAGGGAACCTCCACTTTTTTGATAAGCATTAAACACAGTTCCTGAAACATCTGGACAGTTTCATTGGCTTGGTGATGAAGCCACTATAATGTGTTCTGAAAatggtttcctttttctcttagcCTCTTCCAGCAAACTGCCATCAGCCCCATCAGCTTGCTCAAGGGCggggcttcctaaggcccacgccCCCTACCTGCACACCCCTCCCCTCAGCCCGCCCTGGATTCCCACCAGACAGCTCCATGGCACCTGACCCTTCACTCTGCTGTGTTCCTCCTTACGTGTGAAAGCTCAATACCTTTTACTTCCTTTGCCTGCAGGGATCCGAGGGTTTTGACTTTGAACTGTAACAACAGAGGCACCAGAAAGTCCTATAAAAGCAGCAGTGACCTTCTGGAGCTGTCATGTCTTTAAATAGATTTGAGATTTAAtgctgtatatttttaaaggaaagacataagaattgttagggtttttttttttttaagcatgtcTTTTAGCCAATTCAGAATCTGCTCCCccactacttttcttttttaaaccgaGGAAGAGATAAAGctttggttgggggtgggggggtggggagaccaGATCTCAAGGCTAAATAAGGAAGGTGTACGTTAGGTGCAGTCATAAAAGTTGGGACTGAAAAGAAGTGCTTCAGTGGGTGACTGCCatggaaaaggaacaaaaaataaaagcaggagggaaggaaggaacttAAAGAATTATGTGATCTGTCACACTGTAGTATGAATTACAGCCCGAAAACTCCAGGAACCTTCTTATTCTAAATTCTCAGGCCCAGAGCAAAAGGTCCagaagaggaattttttttttttttaccttttgctAAGGACTCTTCCTTAGACCACTGTCTTGGATATGCAGAGATTCTCCTGGCCTGGGCTCACCTCCTGCAATAGAGGTTGGTTTATACAGCTTGTCTTAAGGCCACAGTGAGTGCTTCTTGTTCTGCACGGGACACTCTGTAAATACTTAAGCtggcatattattttaaaaggaattatCAGAAGCTTCTATTTTCATCTCCTCCTCCCCATCTCCATATCCTGTGCCAACTTGTGCTGGGCACGAAAGGTTTCTCTGTGAGGTCCTCTGTTTCCATCTGTCCCAGAGACAAAGAGAAACCTTGGTTGTAGTCCAAGGCCAGTGAGAGGCTTTTGaccttcagtttatttcagtagGTGACCTCCTGAGctgtcctccccctcccccttcaggTGGGCTCTTTCCGAGTGGATGCTCAGTTACCCAAGAGGATGGAGTTGGAGGAACAGAATCCTCAGAAGTGATGTGGACAGACCCTGAAAAGTCACCGCAAGTGCTAGAAAGAACACTTGGCTCTAGCCCTCCCCACTTCAAGCAGGGGTCTAAAAGCAAAAATGATCCCCTCTTCTGTGTTGGGGGAACAGTTTGGATATGAAATCATTCCCTGTCCCAGATCTTTCATTGGCCTACCAGTGAAGAATCTGGGATTTCCACACAAACCTCCATGTGTTCTGGTCTGTCTGTCTCTCACTGCCCAgtccttcctgaccccagggcccTTCCGCCTTCCAGAGGGGCCACCTAGAGAAGACAGTTCTTAATCTAGCATGGATGTCAGAGCTGGTATTACCAGAAAGCTGGGCTCCAGCCACCCAGGCAGTAAACGTAGGGGTAGTAAGGGTAGGTATTGTGCACGGAGATGAGGGAGCCCTGTGAGAAGCCCTCCTCTTTGAGAGCTGGCAAGGAAGAGTGCTTCTCCAGGGTGCCCAGGTCCGAGGTGAGCTGCTTCCGCTTGGTCTTATAGCGTCTGTTCTGGAACCATATTTTCACTTGGGTCTCCGTGAGCTTGAGGTTCTTGGCCAGGTGAGCCCTTTCGGGGGCCGACAGATACTTCTGATGGCTGAATTTCCTCTCCAACTCAATGACCTGAGTGTGAGAGAAGGCAGCCCGGGAGCGCTTCTGAGGCTGTTTGGTGGCTGGGGGTAGGCTCTGTAAGGTGCTGGGAGGGTTTTCACAGTCCAGCAGATAAGTCTCTAAGTGCCCATCTGGAAAGGAGAGGGGAgacagggaggggaaggaaaatGTTACATGGTAGCAGCAAAGAGAACAGAATTCTATCTACCCTCATCTCTTCTGAGTGAACAAACAGCCCACTGTCAGTTTGGATACATTGCACTAAGGAACTCCTTAGttcttatgaccaacctagacagcatattaaaaagcagggacattacttggtcaacaaagatccgtctagtcaaggctatggtttttccagtattcacgtatggatgtgagagtgggactacaaagaaaactgagcaccgaagaactgatgcttttgaactgtggtgttggagaagactcttgagagtcccttggactgcaaggagatccaaccagtccatcctaaaggaaatcagtcctgggtgttcattggaaggactgctgttgaagctgagacttcaatatttggccacctgatgcaaagagctgactcatttgaaaagaccttgatgttgggaaagattgaaggcaggagaaggggacgacagaggatgagatggttggatggcaccaccaactcaatggacatgagtttgggtaaactccaggagttggtgatggacagggaggcctggcgtgctgcggttcatggtgtcacaaagagtcggacacgacttgagcaactgaactgaactgaagagttctaACTCCTAAGAACTGCTTAGGAGTAAGGAACTCCCTGAGTGGGGCTGCGGCCAGTCATGTAGATTACGTGTTAGTTTCTTAATAGTCACCAAGTCTCCAAAGTAGGAGAGGCTAATGCTAGAACTTCCTGCCCTATTGCCCTGTAGAATTAAATAGGGATTCTGTATCTGTCTGGAGGAATGGGAGACGGGAGGCAAGAAAGACTGAGAAATAAGAATCCAATAAAGTGGGGCTCCCAAGGCATCAGAGGGGCATCCAGAGTTAACATTTGGGTGACATGAGAGGGCTAGTGTGGTAGGAGAGTTCATTCTCTGGCTTTAATCCCCTTTTGCTTCCCTTGCCAtttgaaggcaatggcatcccactccagtactcttgcctggaaaatcccatggacagaggagcctggaaggctgcagtccatggggtcgctgagggtcggacaagactgagcgacttcactttcacttttcactttcatgcattggagaaggaaatggcaacccactccagtgttcttgcctggagaatcccagggtcgggggagcctggtgggctgccgtctatggggttgcaacagagtcagacacgactgcagtgacttagcagtagcagtagcagttgcttcccttgtggttcagctagtaaagactccgcctgcaatgtgggagacctgggttcaatccctgggttgggaagatcccctggagaagggaaaggctatccactccagtattctggcctggagaatttcatggactgtatagtccatgggatcacaaagagtcggacacgactgattgactttcacttcactttccctcAATAAACTGTTTCTCTCTTGCcctgcacagtcatgtctgaactctttgcaaccccccagACTGTagtcaggctcctatgtccaatGGGATTTTCAGTGAGCCACTGCCATACCTCATAGGAAGGGTGCCTATTGTATGGTGAGGGTGGATacctagacttattgtggtgattacCTTGTAGCGTATACAAAGATCAAATTATTATGtcgtacatctgaaactaataatatattatgtaccaattttacctcaattaaaaaaactgaTAGAAAAAAATAGGTCTACTCTAAATGTTCCCATGAGATTATATATATAGCTCCTGGAGACCAGAGGGGCTCCTAGACTTACTagtctgttttttatttcttggcGGAGGGAGGGGGCTTATTtggaccatttttgaagtcttCATTGGAATTGTTACAatagtgtttctgttttatgttttgactgTGATCTTAGCCCCtctaccagggatggaacctgtaccccctgtgttggaaggtgaagtcttaactggacccccagggaagtccccaagactTATGTTGTTTTGTTGCCCATGGGACTGGGAAGCAAAGGGCATCTTTGCTGATCAAACCCTgacttattaatattaatatattatttatcaaTAACTCGTTATATGTTAGTTATTGTGATTGCCGAGAGGTAACTGGGGGTGGAGAGGATCAAGGGTCGAGAGGTGGTTTCGATGTGTCGGGGTTTCCATCTGGGACTGGAGCGTGGTGGGCGCTGTGTGCCTGCTCGCCCTTGAGCTCTGGGCACCAAGAACCCGCTGCGCAGGGCACCTTGCGGGGCGAACAAGTCCATGTCTAAATCCTGCGCAGCCCTGATGCGGGGGCTCAGGGTTAAGCTCCGAGGCTCGCCCGTGGCGGAGGCCGTGAAGTCCCCTTCGTCTGTCGCCGCGGGGCCCCGCAACCCTGCCGCCGGAGCTCCGGGAGGTCCGCCTAGCACCCGCCCTCACGCGGTTGCAGCCGGTGGGCCTGCCCATTCTTCCTGGGGGACCCAACCCGGCCCAGCCCGGCCTCTCCAGCCTCGCCGGCTTACCTGGCTCGGTCTCCACCGGTTTCTCGGCCTCCTCGCTCCCGGCGCGGGTCTGGTCGCCCTGCTGGTCCTCCGGCGCCCGGGCGCCGCCTCTTCCTCCCTCGGGCTCCGGCTTCGGGTCTCGCCTCGGGTAGAGGCGAGAAGGCTGACGCGAAGGCTGCGGCTGTGGACTGCCCGCGTGACCTCCGCGCCGGTCAGCGCCGTCCCAAAGGATGTCCTGGATGAAGAAGGAGGTGAGCGGCTTGGTCTGGGTGGGCGGCACAGcatggggactgcagcctacgGCCCCCGCGTTCCCGGGCCGTGGCTCCGGAGTCCGGAGCATCCCAGCGTCTTGGCCCCGCCGCCCGCCCTCAGGCCCCAGACACAGGGTCCAAGCTGCGCCCGCTGCTCCCgcaccactttcactttccgcGGCCTGGCGCACTTATAGCCCTTGGGGCGCGCCGCGCCGCCTTCCCATTGGCCGCGCGCCCGAACCGCGCAGCTGATTGGCCACCCGGCGCTCCAGGTGAACGAAAAGGGAAGTCCCTCGCAGAGTCTCGGTCCAGTCTTTACCAAAAAGGATTTCTTTCACAAGTTCCTTCTTCAGGATCCTGGCTCGTTTTTACTAGGCTGGGAGAGAAAAGCAAAGTGGATCTCCTTTGCCCCAACCCACAATATGTTTAGCTGCTTCTGGGGAATCGTGATGCAGAAGAGAAATACTCTATTTAGCTCTTAGAGATTGGTAAAGTGCCTTTGCCTGCGTGCATAGtcgtgcagtcgtgtccgactctttgtgatcccatggactgcagccccccaggctcctctgtccacggggcttctccagggaagaatgctggagtgggttgccatgccctcttccagggaatcttcccaacccagggatgcagcccaggtctcccgcattgcaggcggattctttaccatctgagccaccagggaagcccaagaatactggagtgagtagcctatcccttttccagggaatcttccccacctaggaatcaaaccggagtctcttgcattgcaggcggattcttcaactgagctaccagggaagtccaaagagtAAGGTGCTTCTTTACTCACAAAGAAGTAGATGGGGCAGTTTCCTTCTCCCCACCTTACAGATGAGAATTCTGGGTGCCTGTCGACAAGGAGACATCTACTAAATCTAAGGCTGTCAAAAAGACATGACAGCTAAGTGCAGGACCTGACCCCTGGCTGGATTCTCTCTTGAACTTTATTGGGACAGTTGATGAAAGTGGTAATAAGACCAATGGCTTAAAGTGCTGAATCCGTGTTACATTTACTGAAGTTACTAACAGTACTGTGATTTCATAAGAGAATATTCCTGGGAAATAATCACTAATGTATGTAGGGGCAAAGACCCATAATGTATGTACCTTACCATCAATTGGTTCGGAACCAATGATATAGATAAATTCTATATGATAAAGTGAATGGTTAAAACTATTAATTGGTGAATCCAGAGAAAGGATATATCGAtgttcttttgaattatttttatataagcaGCTTTTCTGTGGGTCCTAGTCTAAGACACCTTTCATTCAACTGAAAACTTTTCAAGAAAATCATATCTTGTGTGTctgggaaggagggaaaggacGCAGGTTATCATGGATAAAGCAATTGCTAAAGAGAACCACACTCTACAATGGGAAGGTCTTTGGCAAAGAtagttttcttctctcattttttcatttaaaaattgttatgttttcttttgaaatagttATAAATTCCCAGGAAGCTTCAAAATCAGCACTCCTAACTTGGTGACATATTATATAACTGTagtataatattaaaaaacaggaaattgaCATTGATATGCACCATTAACTAGACTAcagaacttattttatttttaccatttaaaaagCCTGCattcaagcaataaatgctggagagggtgtggagaaaagggaaccctcctacactgttggtgggaatgcaaactagtacagccactatggagaacagtgtggagattccttaaaaaattgcaaatagaactaccttatgacccagcaatcccacttctgggcatacacaccgaggaaaccagaattgaaagagacacatgtaccccaatgttcgtcgcagcactgtttataatagccaggacatggaaacaacctagatgtccatcagcagatgaatggataagaaagctgtggtacatatacacaatggagtattactcagctgttaaaaagaattcatttgaatcacttctgatgagatggatgaaactggagccgattatacagagtgaagtaagccagaaagaaaaacaccaatacagtatacatatatatggaatttagaaagatggcaatgacgaccctatatgcaagacaggaaaaaagacacagatgtgtataacggacttttggactcagagggagagggagagggtgggatgatttgggagaatggcattctaacatgtatactatcatgtaagaattgaatcgccagtctatgtctgacgcaggatacagcatgcttggggctggtgcatggggatgacccacagagatgttatggggagggaggtgggaggggggttcatgtttgggaacacatgtaagaattaaagattttaaaattaaaaaaaaataaaaataaaaataaaaagcctgcattcatgtgtgtgtgtttctgcgtCTGTGTGTAGCTCTACGCAATTTTATCACATGAATAGATCTTGTAAAGCCACAATTAAGATACAAATTGTCTTTTTCTAAAAgaacaccaccacacacacacagaaaaccacTGAGATTTAGAATTTTACCAATATTATTACTTGTACATCCCCTTTTACATTAAATATtcactttgtctttttctgtatcGTATTCAAAATTCTATTTTGACTTTATTATCTGCATTTCAACGTTGTAAATGGTGTTTGTCTTTAATTAcatgataaaagtaaaaaaaagatatGGAATTGTTCCATCCCCACAGAAGTACTCCCTGTGCTCTCTTTGTTTTTGTGTACCCAAATCCTTTCTCTCCATCAGGCACCTCTCGTAACACTAATCTATTCTGTATAATTTAGTACCAGGAGAATAttctataagtggaatcaaacgtCATACAGCATGTGACCTTGTGGAACTGGGGATTTTTAGCTGAGGATGTTGCCTCTAGGCCACTCAGACTGTTGCATGTATTAATAgtgaatgctttttaaaattgctaAATAGTATTCTACTGTATGAATCTGCCAGTTTGTTAATCATCCACTCACTGAAAGACAAATGATTTCTGTCCagggattttttgttttgctctattttgcTATTTTGAATGAAAGTGTTATAGACATTCCTGTACAGATTTTTATATAAACatgatttttcatttctctcagatAAATGTTCAGGGATgcaattgctgggccatatggtaatTACATGCTTAGTTTCAtaaaaactgccaaactgtcttctggagtggttgtaccatttttagATTTCCACcggcaatgtatgagagttccactttctccacatcctcatcagcagCATTTGGTGTCattgttatttcttattttagccattctaataaaaaagaaagctgagcactgaagaactgatgcttttgaactgtggtgttggagaagactctttgagaatcctttggactgcaaggagatcaaaccagtcaatgctaaaggaaatcagtactgactattcactggaaggactgatgctgaagctgaaactccaatactttagccgcTTGATCCTAAGAacggactcattagaaaagaatctgatgctgggaaagactgaag is part of the Capra hircus breed San Clemente chromosome 8, ASM170441v1, whole genome shotgun sequence genome and encodes:
- the NKX3-1 gene encoding homeobox protein Nkx-3.1, whose product is MLRTPEPRPGNAGAVGCSPHAVPPTQTKPLTSFFIQDILWDGADRRGGHAGSPQPQPSRQPSRLYPRRDPKPEPEGGRGGARAPEDQQGDQTRAGSEEAEKPVETEPDGHLETYLLDCENPPSTLQSLPPATKQPQKRSRAAFSHTQVIELERKFSHQKYLSAPERAHLAKNLKLTETQVKIWFQNRRYKTKRKQLTSDLGTLEKHSSLPALKEEGFSQGSLISVHNTYPYYPYVYCLGGWSPAFW